The Cynocephalus volans isolate mCynVol1 chromosome 16, mCynVol1.pri, whole genome shotgun sequence DNA segment CTCCAACAGGGCTCAGTGTTCCTTAATCAGCCAGGGCAATTCCATGCTTCTGCTGCTTCTCTTCTCAGCAATCTGGACTATTAGGAAAGCTTATCAGTTACCAAACACTATCATGTAACTATactaagacaaagagagaaagacatggggagtgtatgagggtacttcaaaaaagttcatgaaaaaaaaaatgaattaaaaggtaataacaccaaggtcaagggttcagatcccagctccccccccaaaaaagaaaaaaaagataatacaaatccttccatgaactttttgaagaccccttatatgaAAACTAAACATTCTAATCTACCCAAATAGACCATGTCTAAACTTGATGAATAAGCAGATAGCAGTACATGCATATAATTTAGGaatgtgaagaaaaatattagcatacatagataaaataatttaaaattgttctCTCTAGGAAAGCAATAATAAGGAAGAGTCAAGGGGCTGGGACATACCAGATTGCAGCATTTTAGTACTATTTGGCTTTTCAAATCAAGTGTCGatatttgatttataaaaatattatgaaacaaAACCAGCAAAACCTACCCTTCTTAGTGTTCTCCTTTAGCTTAATGGACTCCGGTGAGGAACTCAGACAGAATGTGGTTTGACATACCACAGaaaaacttcctcttcaccctTGAAGCCTCGTTAACAAGAATCACTGACAAATTGagatcaaaatgaagaaaaggcataataaattttattatttaacatgctgggagAAGTCAAAGCATGAGGAAATCACAAAGTAATATCCCAATTTCCCATTGGGGTACAGACCTTATATACTCATGTccacagggaaaggggagatgggggtgCAGGACTAAATGATTCTTAGGGGGTacaatgggcctggagaacatacaacAGCCCTGGGACAAAGTTCATTTGGTCTGCAGAGCAGActatgactggtaaatgattctctttaaaatactgaatgggaccaaaatataagacaatggtctgtgacaaaagttagtACAGGTGTGTTGgcagactccagtcttccttcctgtgatatgagtaattgaaaactcagggaaaggactaGAGGAAACTGTCTTCTTTGGTGGGTccagactttaggcagataagggaacagcttcatcctgtgctttggcaAGAGACAGAGGACTCAGGGGTGGGGGGGATGTGGGCGGGGGGCGGAGTGCAGAGGGGAAGTCAGAGAGACCTCGCAGCTGCTTTATTCCAGCACATCAAAGTACCATAGTTCagggtaacagctttctgcaccccaacgTGTGGTTCATGGTGACATAAGACCTGAGACACAGAAGACTGGAAGCGCCTGGAGTTGTGGAAGAGCAGTGGATCTTGAGCCAGAAGATCTGGGTTCCAATCCTGCCTCAGCTGCTCTGAGCTGTGTGGCCTCGGGCAAGGTGCTTAACCACTCTCACCCTCCCTACCCCATAAAGGCAAGTATTCAGAACCCTTAGAACCAATGAGAGAATTATATGATCTGTATCCATATCCAGTCATGCAAACTAAGCTCATGGTAAGGATGTAAAGGGTGGGGATCTGAGAGGTCAGGGCCAGGTAACTGAGATCCTTGGAAAGACTGAGCTGTAGATGAAAAGATGCAGATCCTCACTCAGGAGCCAGGCCCTGGGCTAACCCCAAGTCTCTAGACTTGAGCTGAAACCCCTACACCTTCTCCACACTGTTCCCCAAGACTATGAGGTATATTTTAGGATTCTGTGGACTCAAAAGAGGTAAGTATCCCAGATGTCAGCCTATATCCCTGTGAGGCCCACCCAGACCCTCAAGACCATGTGACCCCAGAATGCGGCCCTCTTGAACAAAGTCTTTCCTCAATGCcgcccaattaaaaaaaaaaatcttcaaattacTTGGTCTTAGAATTGAACTTGGTAAAACCTTACACCCAAGAGAGAAACCTCCAGGTCAGGGTCCAGCTTACCATTATGTCAAGCTTTGTCACAGGTCTGGTCACAGCTATCATTTTAGGACAAGCGGACCCAGCCTTCCCCAAAACCAGCCCAGCTTGGAGCAATTCTTTCCAAGCTCTGAGCATTTAGAAGAGCCCATAGCTTCTGCTCACAGTTCATGGCCAAGgtcccttttttccccctccacccccaggaatCAAAGCCTACACTAGAgttagggggtggggagaggtctGGCAGGCCCATGCACACCTGGGACTGCCATAGgatctcttccttcttccatatCACCAATGACTGCGGAGACCCACACCCCATCAGACGGCATGCCCTGCATTCTTGCCGGCATGCCCTGCAAAGGTAGATAGAGGCCAGTGAGGCAGCCCTGGGCTCAGAGAACCCAAAACAGGACTCCCCAAGGACCTCCACTAATATTAGGATGCGCTGAGAACTGTGGTATGAAATCTCCCTGAAGAGAGCAATACAGATTGCTCTCTGCATAGATAGCACATGGGGGTGAACACACAGAGACTTACAGATTCAATCCCCccgaaataaaatttattctttggcATTTCATACTTGGCAAGGGTTAATCATTCTGTTAATTCATACAATGATTAAATTAGTAAAATACCTCCGAATCAGAGAAAACCTCCTAGAGACCAGCTTTGATTCCATGAGCACAAGGTAAGAGAGCTGAGGTGGGGGTAGAAGGTGTGGGTAGAAGGAGATGGCAGAGGGAAGGGTAAGGGGAGTTAATTAGCCAGGGAGTAAATGTCATTTTCCTTGGGTCAACTGATTCTCATTTTATTCAAGTGTCCTGGAAACGgtgatgagaatttttttttcattttggggaattttttatttattttttgtccaatGAATAAGTCTCAATCATCTGCTTTGAAAAGTATTGTGCAAtttctaaataactttttttaaaaaatcagactgACACTGCCAGCTCCCTCTGGTTGGGGTTCTCCAAATCACCTACTGAAAGCTGAGCGCCCGTCTGGGAAACCGGCCTGTACATCCTGTGTCCAAGAGCATCTACCTCCTCAAAGGTGTAGCCGGGGGGCTCAGGGTATGAAGCGAGGCACCTGCCCATTTCCTTGGGAGTAAAACTGATAGTGTAGGTGGTCTGGCCCTCCACGGGGGTATTTCCTCGAGGGCCCGACCAGGGCGGCTTACAGCTTTTGGTACTGACAGGCGGGTGGGGCACATAGTGGGCCCGAGCGGTGGTCAGGCAGTCCAAGGGCTCGGTGGGAAGGCTGAGGTGGGGGACGGGCTTGACAGTCCCCGTGCGCATGCTGGCCCACTGCTTGTAGTCGTCCCTGGTGGTGGTGGAGCCTTCAAAGCGGCTGCTCTTCTTCAGCGGGAGCACTGGTCGGCAGGACTGTGCCGGGGCACCCTTAGGGTATGTGTAATGGGCCTGCACAGTCGTCAGAAGATCCATCTTCTCTTCAGGAGGGACATAGGCCACAGGAGGCTTGGAGAACACCCGGGGCGTTGGCCAAGCTTGGTACTTATCTCGAAACTCGGTGGTGTTACAGAAAGCCGCGTCTAGCCCTGCAGGCCTGGCTGAAG contains these protein-coding regions:
- the SAXO1 gene encoding stabilizer of axonemal microtubules 1 codes for the protein MEGLTTSRNDFGPHKIVPVKVHQHDPFIPSEENMDLLTTYKQDYNPYPVCRVDPIQPRDSKYPCSDKMECLPTYKADYLPWNQPRRELLRPERHYRPASTRFDSRTTHQDDYPIKGLVRTMSCKPPPMPKLCNIPLEDLTNYKMSYVAHPVEKRFVREAEKFRPCEIPFESLTTHKESYRGLMGEPAKSLKPSARPAGLDAAFCNTTEFRDKYQAWPTPRVFSKPPVAYVPPEEKMDLLTTVQAHYTYPKGAPAQSCRPVLPLKKSSRFEGSTTTRDDYKQWASMRTGTVKPVPHLSLPTEPLDCLTTARAHYVPHPPVSTKSCKPPWSGPRGNTPVEGQTTYTISFTPKEMGRCLASYPEPPGYTFEEVDALGHRMYRPVSQTGAQLSVGDLENPNQRELAVSV